Proteins found in one Phoenicibacter congonensis genomic segment:
- the hisF gene encoding imidazole glycerol phosphate synthase subunit HisF, protein MLTKRVIPCLDVKDGRVVKGVNFVSLRDAGDPVELAAAYDKEGADEVVFLDITATSDCRDTTIDMASKAASELSIPYTVGGGFRDLAGMRAMVAAGADKVSLNSAAVKDPSLITDSANAFGSQAVICAIDAKRVGKPGAPGADKWEVFTAGGRCGTGIDAVEWAIEASNRGAGEILLTSMDCDGTKSGFDIALTRAVARAVPIPVIASGGVGTLEHFVQGVVEGEADAVLAASVFHFGEFSIRQVKEYMASQGIPVRLDF, encoded by the coding sequence ATGTTAACTAAACGAGTAATTCCGTGCCTTGATGTCAAGGATGGTCGCGTTGTTAAAGGCGTTAACTTTGTTTCGTTGCGGGACGCTGGTGACCCTGTTGAGTTGGCGGCAGCCTATGACAAAGAGGGAGCCGACGAGGTTGTTTTTCTTGACATAACTGCAACGAGTGATTGCAGGGATACCACGATAGACATGGCAAGCAAGGCAGCCAGTGAGTTATCAATTCCCTACACCGTTGGTGGTGGGTTTCGAGACCTAGCAGGCATGCGTGCGATGGTTGCAGCTGGCGCTGATAAAGTTTCTTTAAACTCTGCAGCCGTCAAAGACCCATCATTGATAACAGATTCTGCAAATGCGTTTGGAAGCCAAGCAGTAATTTGTGCCATTGATGCGAAGCGAGTTGGAAAACCTGGGGCCCCAGGCGCTGACAAGTGGGAAGTTTTTACAGCCGGTGGCAGATGCGGAACTGGAATTGATGCTGTCGAATGGGCAATTGAAGCTTCTAATCGGGGAGCTGGAGAAATTCTGCTCACAAGCATGGATTGCGACGGAACGAAGTCGGGTTTTGACATAGCTCTCACCAGAGCTGTCGCGAGAGCGGTGCCAATTCCGGTAATTGCTTCTGGAGGTGTTGGCACTCTTGAGCATTTCGTTCAAGGCGTTGTTGAAGGTGAGGCAGATGCAGTTTTGGCAGCTAGCGTTTTTCACTTTGGGGAATTTAGCATCCGCCAGGTGAAGGAATATATGGCAAGTCAAGGCATTCCTGTAAGGCTTGACTTTTAA
- the hisI gene encoding phosphoribosyl-AMP cyclohydrolase yields the protein MSYVENIEELIEGLKFDENGLIPCVVQQHDTGEVLMVAWMNRESIKLTVETKTTWFWSRSRHELWNKGAISGNIQHVFELYSDCDNDTLLAKVDSPGPACHTGSRTCFFNKLV from the coding sequence ATGAGTTATGTAGAAAATATTGAAGAGTTGATTGAGGGCCTAAAGTTTGATGAAAATGGTCTAATTCCTTGTGTGGTTCAGCAGCATGACACAGGAGAAGTTTTAATGGTTGCGTGGATGAATCGTGAGTCCATTAAACTCACAGTCGAGACGAAGACTACTTGGTTTTGGAGCCGCAGCAGGCATGAACTTTGGAATAAAGGGGCAATAAGCGGTAATATCCAGCACGTTTTTGAGTTGTATTCTGATTGCGACAATGACACTCTTCTCGCAAAAGTTGATTCTCCAGGCCCAGCTTGTCACACAGGAAGCAGAACTTGTTTTTTTAATAAATTAGTTTAA
- a CDS encoding PHP domain-containing protein → MQAALIDCHTHTFFSDGESSFEENLQAAANQGCKVLVSSDHLTLPASMDPNQECQVPYSKLEEHRCSFKQAKEQAKSFAPNVEFIFGFECDWYPGCEKNIDDWARKAQVKLGSVHWIGDAGTRNEIEIAAGEPGSKNVAPADAPLTGNGWIDYSQDLHVWDELGPNEVWRKYVSAWCAACESPANFDIMSHPDLPMRFSKTYAPPSNLSQLWSQMAECARYTNRRIEISSASFRAGLCDFYPAKGLLENFFQAGVKITFGSDAHNARFICDGIRKAQKHAWEIGYRRFDVPRADGSWESWEL, encoded by the coding sequence ATGCAAGCAGCTTTAATAGATTGCCACACGCACACTTTCTTTTCTGATGGAGAATCATCTTTTGAAGAAAACTTGCAAGCAGCTGCCAACCAAGGTTGCAAAGTTTTAGTGTCAAGCGACCATCTCACCCTGCCTGCCAGCATGGATCCTAACCAAGAATGCCAAGTTCCTTATTCAAAGCTTGAAGAGCACAGGTGCAGTTTTAAACAAGCTAAAGAGCAAGCTAAAAGTTTTGCTCCGAATGTTGAGTTCATATTTGGATTTGAATGCGATTGGTATCCAGGATGCGAAAAAAACATAGATGACTGGGCAAGAAAAGCACAAGTAAAACTAGGAAGTGTTCATTGGATTGGTGATGCGGGAACTCGTAATGAGATTGAAATTGCTGCAGGTGAGCCAGGCAGCAAAAATGTGGCACCAGCCGATGCTCCCCTCACAGGAAACGGCTGGATTGATTACTCACAAGATTTACACGTGTGGGACGAACTGGGACCCAATGAAGTGTGGAGAAAGTATGTGAGTGCTTGGTGCGCTGCTTGCGAGAGTCCTGCCAATTTCGACATAATGTCACATCCTGACTTGCCAATGAGATTCTCTAAAACATATGCACCACCATCCAACCTATCACAACTGTGGAGTCAAATGGCAGAATGCGCGAGATACACAAATCGCCGAATCGAAATATCTTCCGCTTCATTTCGAGCAGGGCTATGTGATTTTTATCCTGCAAAAGGGCTTTTAGAAAACTTCTTTCAAGCAGGCGTGAAAATCACATTTGGATCAGATGCTCACAATGCAAGATTTATCTGTGACGGCATAAGAAAAGCCCAAAAACATGCGTGGGAGATTGGCTATAGACGATTTGATGTCCCCAGAGCCGACGGCTCATGGGAATCGTGGGAACTATAA
- a CDS encoding Tat pathway signal sequence yields MPNKKSGLDMLLDALAQSNVKIGEEFGRSSSDSSRDSNSHDSSTSQGGSEQSHSGGGFGGHGGNGGGRSNILNVSFNGPKTNKGKISLIVALVLILGAAYWWFHPALSIHSVDVWMFILVFVALPLWLFFSSRVQAYKHGRGKIEPSPSKEKRFKKLMWIPILIVIAYFLGQLFSLSIVPGNAERYSKVITTDTLEFKEDIKEVDYNQIPVIDRDSAILLGNREMGTISEYVSQFEISDLYSQINYQGKPVRVSPLNYADLFKWFTNKDKGLPAYALVDMTTQEADIVRLGDTPMYYSTSEPLERNIDRYVQLKYPTYIFDEKSFEIDESGHPYWICPVRKYTIGLFGGYTIYRVVICDATTGETQSLAIEDVPEWVDRCFPANLLIEQYNWYGKYHNGWLNSFLGQEGVVKTTPGSGSILGYNYIAKDDDVWVYTGVTSATSDDSIIGFVLMNQRTQESHFYSVSGATEESAMGSAEGQVQNLRYSATFPLLINVANQPTYFMALKDSAGLVKKFAMVDIQRYQNVAVGDTVAQTQQAYEALLATNGLVSEENKPANVTEASGIISLLSQVVLDGNTHFYVMLEGDSSLYDFKMPNMLDIVRYKEGDTITFDYVRADGGSLEAYAIKR; encoded by the coding sequence ATGCCAAACAAAAAATCAGGGTTAGACATGCTTTTAGATGCTTTAGCTCAAAGTAACGTTAAAATCGGTGAAGAATTTGGTCGCTCGTCTAGCGATTCTTCGCGAGATAGCAATTCGCACGATTCCTCTACAAGTCAAGGTGGCTCAGAACAAAGCCACAGCGGTGGCGGTTTTGGAGGCCACGGTGGCAACGGTGGCGGACGCTCCAACATTCTTAACGTTTCATTCAACGGACCAAAAACTAACAAAGGCAAAATTAGTCTCATAGTCGCGCTTGTTTTGATTTTGGGCGCGGCCTATTGGTGGTTTCATCCTGCGCTCAGCATTCATTCTGTTGATGTTTGGATGTTTATTCTTGTGTTTGTTGCATTGCCGCTTTGGCTTTTCTTTTCTTCACGTGTGCAAGCCTACAAACATGGACGCGGAAAAATAGAACCGAGCCCATCAAAGGAAAAGAGATTCAAAAAATTGATGTGGATACCAATTCTCATCGTTATCGCATATTTTTTGGGTCAACTTTTTTCGTTATCAATTGTTCCTGGGAATGCGGAGAGATATTCTAAAGTTATTACCACTGACACGCTCGAGTTCAAAGAAGACATTAAAGAGGTTGACTACAACCAGATTCCAGTCATCGACAGGGATTCAGCGATTCTTCTTGGCAATCGTGAAATGGGAACAATATCGGAATATGTTTCTCAGTTTGAAATTTCAGATCTCTACTCTCAAATTAACTATCAGGGAAAACCAGTTCGAGTCTCTCCTTTAAATTATGCCGATTTGTTCAAATGGTTTACGAACAAAGATAAAGGACTGCCTGCATATGCACTTGTTGACATGACAACACAAGAAGCTGACATTGTTCGTTTAGGTGACACTCCGATGTATTATTCAACAAGTGAACCACTAGAAAGAAACATTGATCGTTATGTTCAGTTGAAATATCCGACATACATTTTTGATGAAAAAAGTTTTGAAATTGATGAGAGTGGACATCCATACTGGATTTGCCCTGTTAGAAAATACACGATTGGTCTGTTTGGTGGCTACACAATCTACCGCGTTGTAATTTGCGATGCAACAACTGGTGAGACTCAAAGTCTAGCCATTGAAGATGTCCCAGAATGGGTGGATCGCTGCTTTCCGGCAAATTTGTTGATTGAACAATATAACTGGTATGGAAAATATCACAACGGATGGCTCAATTCGTTCTTGGGACAAGAAGGTGTTGTTAAAACCACACCAGGGTCAGGCAGTATTCTTGGCTATAACTACATCGCTAAAGATGACGATGTTTGGGTGTATACGGGCGTAACTTCGGCCACTTCCGACGACTCAATCATTGGTTTTGTGTTGATGAATCAGCGCACGCAAGAGTCGCATTTTTATTCTGTTAGTGGCGCAACTGAAGAATCGGCAATGGGATCAGCTGAAGGTCAGGTTCAAAACCTAAGGTATTCCGCCACATTCCCACTCTTGATTAATGTGGCTAATCAGCCAACCTATTTCATGGCGCTAAAGGACAGCGCTGGCCTTGTTAAAAAGTTTGCCATGGTCGACATCCAGCGGTATCAAAATGTTGCTGTTGGTGACACCGTTGCCCAAACACAGCAAGCCTATGAAGCGCTATTAGCAACCAATGGCCTTGTTTCAGAGGAAAACAAGCCTGCTAATGTGACGGAGGCTAGTGGAATAATTTCTCTTCTTAGTCAGGTAGTTCTTGACGGGAACACTCATTTTTATGTAATGCTTGAAGGCGACAGTAGTCTTTACGACTTTAAAATGCCAAACATGCTTGATATTGTTCGCTACAAAGAAGGTGACACAATTACGTTTGATTATGTGCGAGCTGACGGTGGAAGCCTTGAGGCATATGCTATCAAGAGGTAA
- a CDS encoding P1 family peptidase: MSLFDLKIDEKIADFGIGHATDNDALTGVSVVVCKEGAVCSCDVRGGGPATRETDLLSPEKMVERVHAVVLSGGSAFGLEAASGVARVLRDEKIGFRAGTDIVPIVPAACIFDLGVGKCVFPDVEMGKEGARNALDNVGKTQAPGVGVVGAGAGASVGLKGVPLVSPMKSGIGYSFASFGKLKVSALTVVNALGNVYESNGDFLAGIENEKTMIAAFKAMNIKSKFGGVKNTTLSVVMTNAKATKSMCKKVASCSHDGYARSINPVHTQNDGDAVFVMASDKVAADVDVISVMAAEVVEESIREAVRHAKSVAGLVGLSR, translated from the coding sequence ATGAGTTTATTTGACCTAAAAATCGATGAAAAAATTGCAGATTTCGGGATTGGACATGCTACTGACAATGATGCGCTGACAGGAGTGAGCGTTGTTGTTTGTAAAGAAGGAGCTGTGTGTTCTTGTGATGTTCGTGGAGGCGGACCTGCTACTCGTGAGACTGATCTTTTGAGTCCAGAGAAAATGGTCGAGCGCGTGCATGCGGTTGTGTTGTCGGGAGGTTCAGCTTTTGGCTTGGAGGCTGCAAGTGGTGTTGCTCGCGTTCTTCGAGATGAAAAAATTGGTTTTCGGGCTGGCACAGATATTGTTCCAATTGTTCCAGCGGCTTGCATTTTTGATTTGGGAGTTGGAAAATGCGTTTTCCCTGATGTCGAAATGGGAAAAGAAGGTGCGAGGAATGCTTTAGATAATGTTGGAAAAACACAAGCTCCAGGAGTTGGAGTTGTGGGTGCAGGCGCAGGTGCTTCAGTTGGACTTAAAGGTGTGCCCCTAGTCAGCCCGATGAAATCTGGAATAGGTTATTCATTCGCAAGCTTTGGGAAATTAAAAGTTTCGGCCCTCACGGTTGTGAACGCTCTTGGAAATGTATATGAATCAAATGGAGACTTTCTTGCGGGCATCGAAAATGAAAAGACGATGATTGCAGCTTTCAAAGCGATGAATATAAAATCGAAATTCGGGGGAGTCAAAAACACAACACTTTCTGTTGTAATGACAAACGCAAAAGCAACAAAATCGATGTGCAAAAAAGTAGCCAGTTGCTCCCACGATGGATATGCTCGCTCAATCAACCCAGTTCACACTCAAAACGATGGAGATGCAGTTTTTGTAATGGCTTCTGATAAAGTTGCAGCCGATGTTGACGTAATTTCTGTCATGGCGGCCGAAGTTGTTGAAGAGTCAATTCGTGAGGCAGTTAGACATGCAAAAAGCGTTGCTGGTCTTGTGGGCCTTTCTCGTTAA
- the acpS gene encoding holo-ACP synthase has product MQEVVDQALSIHANSEQLGLGVDVVDISHFRLICKRTPSFVNKMFSESEINYANKKTNPEVHLAARFAAKEAVLKSLGVGFGRGVGYRDVEVKIERNGEPKVLLHNKAKTIADKAGVTDIPISITHTKTEAVCVAIAITKASIESKEKANVAVDEVTRQFKELRRGLDEI; this is encoded by the coding sequence ATGCAAGAAGTTGTCGACCAAGCACTTTCTATTCATGCGAACTCTGAGCAGCTTGGCCTAGGCGTGGATGTAGTTGACATTTCTCACTTTAGGCTCATATGTAAACGCACGCCAAGCTTTGTTAATAAGATGTTTTCTGAATCAGAAATAAACTATGCTAACAAAAAAACTAATCCAGAAGTGCACCTTGCGGCACGTTTTGCTGCAAAAGAGGCTGTATTAAAATCACTCGGTGTTGGTTTTGGGAGAGGCGTTGGTTATAGAGACGTTGAAGTCAAAATCGAAAGAAATGGTGAGCCGAAAGTTCTTTTACACAACAAAGCCAAGACAATTGCAGACAAAGCAGGTGTGACCGACATACCAATTTCAATAACTCACACTAAAACAGAGGCAGTTTGTGTGGCAATTGCGATTACAAAAGCAAGTATTGAGTCGAAAGAAAAGGCTAATGTTGCCGTCGATGAGGTAACAAGGCAATTTAAAGAGCTCCGGCGCGGTCTAGACGAAATCTAG
- a CDS encoding sensor histidine kinase produces the protein MKKRFLENKGNFAWRLFAIAAISVVTIYLGFFSITNKSLVHNGDIRDRSTPVEEFFQKKAVKVDDGEWNEVSNHSDLENFLGPLVKDGDSRITLSAEVLEIEIHELYFYSNADNITIKNLEDDSIIFERNASEHKRLQHYYGYGWNRFLCEPHTSIEVTVSGPNAAQDLDDFCSSLYSEDGINLLQKQLVKHSVNIILGLIILLIGLFYAFTLFLLRATKKEISPHYFSTGTLLIAGAICCLIDYHYTCLIFSEVQVVNWIDYASQLLIVVSIVDYLRSLLTSSKSQTVGSLIFGALIVCAGFSLILAAAGVFGLKECVQIAAPIAIAGIIVLIVLVLIEMRSRYWRENLLFVPFACGVSIMALFEMVHYVISGTFWVILFEIGLLVFGISQLRLLIVEANEKLLQGEKAERLRANLVQARTQVMLSQIQPHFLYNVLASIARLCDKDPKQAKAQVLTFADYMRENMDVLSQARLIPFKKELEHIRHFMALEKMRFGDDLAFKEVISFDDFYVPPLCIQAMVENAVRYGACALEEGGTVILSAIKEGNFAVVKIKDNGPGFNPKKSPEVGKTHFGIENSRKRIGAFPGAEFSIDSSHGKGCTVTIRLPIGLEEEFN, from the coding sequence TTGAAAAAAAGGTTTTTAGAAAATAAAGGGAATTTTGCGTGGCGACTCTTTGCAATCGCGGCAATTAGTGTCGTCACGATTTATCTTGGGTTTTTTTCGATTACAAATAAAAGCCTTGTTCACAATGGCGACATTCGTGATCGTTCAACTCCAGTAGAGGAATTCTTTCAAAAGAAAGCTGTGAAAGTTGACGACGGTGAGTGGAATGAAGTTTCTAATCACAGTGATCTTGAGAATTTTTTAGGGCCTTTAGTAAAAGATGGTGACTCAAGGATTACTTTATCTGCTGAAGTGCTTGAAATTGAAATTCATGAACTTTATTTTTACTCTAATGCAGACAACATAACAATTAAAAATCTTGAAGACGATTCCATAATTTTTGAGAGAAATGCCTCAGAACATAAACGCCTTCAACATTACTATGGCTATGGATGGAATCGTTTTTTGTGCGAACCACACACTTCCATTGAAGTAACTGTTTCGGGGCCCAACGCTGCCCAAGATTTAGACGATTTTTGCTCTAGTCTCTACTCAGAAGACGGCATAAATTTGTTACAGAAGCAGCTTGTTAAGCATTCTGTAAACATTATTTTAGGTCTAATAATTTTGCTAATTGGATTATTTTATGCATTCACACTTTTTCTTTTGAGGGCAACAAAAAAAGAGATTTCGCCGCATTATTTTTCGACTGGGACTCTTCTCATCGCAGGCGCAATCTGTTGCTTGATTGATTATCACTACACTTGTTTGATTTTTTCTGAAGTTCAGGTTGTCAATTGGATCGACTATGCTTCTCAATTGCTAATTGTTGTCTCTATTGTTGATTATTTGCGCTCACTTCTAACGAGCTCCAAATCACAAACTGTGGGTTCTTTAATCTTTGGAGCCTTGATAGTGTGTGCTGGCTTTTCTTTGATTTTAGCTGCAGCGGGAGTCTTTGGTTTAAAAGAGTGCGTCCAAATTGCTGCTCCAATAGCTATCGCTGGGATAATTGTGCTCATTGTGCTCGTTTTAATTGAAATGAGAAGTCGTTACTGGCGCGAGAACCTTCTTTTCGTTCCTTTCGCATGTGGTGTGTCAATCATGGCTTTATTTGAGATGGTTCATTATGTGATATCAGGAACGTTCTGGGTCATTTTGTTTGAAATTGGACTTTTGGTGTTTGGCATATCACAACTGCGCCTGCTCATTGTTGAGGCAAACGAAAAATTGCTTCAAGGGGAAAAGGCTGAACGCTTGCGTGCGAATTTAGTGCAAGCTCGAACACAAGTTATGTTGAGCCAAATACAGCCACATTTCTTGTATAACGTTTTGGCTTCGATCGCCCGCCTTTGCGACAAAGACCCAAAGCAGGCAAAAGCGCAAGTCCTAACTTTTGCTGATTATATGCGGGAAAACATGGACGTTTTGTCACAGGCTCGTCTAATTCCATTTAAAAAGGAGCTAGAGCACATTCGTCATTTCATGGCACTTGAAAAGATGAGATTTGGCGACGACCTTGCTTTCAAAGAAGTAATATCTTTTGATGATTTCTATGTTCCACCGCTCTGCATACAAGCAATGGTGGAAAACGCCGTTCGTTATGGTGCATGTGCGCTTGAGGAAGGAGGCACAGTTATTCTTTCAGCAATCAAAGAAGGAAATTTTGCGGTTGTAAAAATTAAGGATAACGGACCTGGTTTTAATCCCAAAAAAAGTCCAGAAGTTGGGAAGACTCACTTTGGGATTGAGAACTCGCGAAAGCGAATTGGAGCCTTCCCTGGAGCAGAATTTTCAATTGATAGCTCTCATGGAAAAGGATGCACTGTTACAATTCGCTTGCCCATCGGCTTGGAAGAGGAGTTTAATTAA
- the hisE gene encoding phosphoribosyl-ATP diphosphatase, whose amino-acid sequence MGVRTENVVDGNIGDTLESLSQVIHSRRDASPEESYTARLLTDVEDELLKKIAEEASEVIMACKDNDHAHIRYEAGDLVYHLLVVLERYGVTLNELAGELNARRK is encoded by the coding sequence ATGGGAGTTAGAACTGAAAACGTTGTGGATGGAAACATTGGTGACACTCTCGAATCTCTTTCTCAAGTGATTCATTCAAGGAGAGATGCATCTCCAGAAGAGAGTTACACAGCTCGTCTTTTGACCGACGTTGAAGATGAGCTATTAAAAAAAATTGCCGAGGAGGCAAGTGAAGTTATCATGGCCTGCAAAGATAACGACCATGCTCACATTCGTTATGAGGCAGGAGATTTAGTCTATCATTTGCTTGTTGTACTCGAGAGATATGGCGTTACGCTTAATGAACTTGCTGGTGAGCTAAACGCACGTCGAAAATAG
- the nth gene encoding endonuclease III translates to MARESMKSRVERALEVERRMEARYGARICPLDFWGDPFKLLIAVMLSAQTTDKSVNKVTPVLWEKYPTPLDLSYANPADVASIISRIGLYRVKSERCVAIADAIVNKYEGHVPCDFDELQKMPGVGRKTANIVMNEGFGKPCGIAVDTHVNRIAHMLSFVPRDVKDPNKVEQELLKLYPKEYWGKINHQWVLFGREVCVARHPRCNTCPLSDICPSEILGD, encoded by the coding sequence ATGGCAAGAGAATCTATGAAATCAAGAGTTGAGCGCGCACTTGAGGTTGAGCGCAGAATGGAGGCTCGTTATGGCGCGCGTATATGTCCACTTGATTTTTGGGGTGACCCATTTAAGCTTCTCATTGCCGTGATGCTCTCAGCGCAAACTACCGACAAAAGCGTTAACAAGGTAACACCTGTGCTTTGGGAGAAATATCCCACTCCGCTAGATTTGAGCTATGCTAACCCAGCTGATGTTGCCTCAATCATTTCAAGAATTGGCCTTTATCGTGTAAAGTCTGAGCGGTGTGTTGCTATTGCTGATGCTATCGTTAATAAATATGAAGGGCACGTGCCCTGCGATTTTGACGAGTTGCAAAAAATGCCAGGGGTTGGCAGAAAGACTGCGAATATCGTCATGAATGAGGGATTTGGAAAGCCTTGTGGAATTGCAGTTGACACGCATGTTAATCGCATTGCTCACATGCTTTCCTTCGTCCCAAGAGATGTTAAAGACCCGAATAAAGTTGAGCAAGAATTGTTAAAACTTTATCCAAAAGAATACTGGGGAAAAATCAATCACCAATGGGTACTGTTTGGGAGAGAAGTGTGTGTCGCTAGGCACCCAAGGTGCAACACATGTCCACTTTCCGACATTTGCCCCAGTGAAATTCTTGGTGATTAA
- a CDS encoding LytTR family DNA-binding domain-containing protein, with the protein MEILCVDDEMLALELLEDSVKAAVDTANVHSFCKPKEALAYVANGGVVDIAFLDVEMRGMTGVELAEKLKATLPFLNIIFVTGFGHYATDAMNLRASGYVTKPVTVEKIKCELKNLRYSVKNLCALCAEREQCNVAFIDGSCDPKTGVCKRLLGSNAPAKKLEVRCFGNFEVFYNGQPLKFSRGLAKEAFAYLIDRRGSSCTIRELAAVLFEDKPYDSTRQSYLQSIISSLMKTFESVGARECIIKSYNSIAVDVNYVDCDYYNFLASDESERDGFWGEYMSQYSWAELTAANLSLNF; encoded by the coding sequence ATGGAAATTCTCTGTGTTGATGATGAGATGCTTGCTCTTGAGCTTTTAGAGGATTCGGTAAAAGCGGCTGTGGATACTGCCAATGTGCATTCTTTTTGCAAGCCAAAAGAAGCTCTTGCATATGTGGCTAATGGGGGAGTAGTTGACATCGCTTTTCTTGACGTTGAAATGAGAGGGATGACTGGCGTAGAATTAGCTGAAAAGCTAAAGGCGACACTTCCTTTTTTGAACATCATATTTGTTACAGGATTTGGACACTATGCAACAGATGCTATGAATTTGCGAGCTTCTGGCTATGTAACAAAACCTGTCACAGTAGAAAAAATCAAATGTGAATTAAAGAACTTGCGCTATTCCGTTAAAAATTTGTGTGCCTTGTGTGCAGAGCGTGAGCAATGCAATGTTGCATTCATAGATGGAAGCTGTGATCCAAAAACTGGAGTTTGCAAAAGATTGCTGGGGTCAAACGCGCCTGCAAAAAAACTGGAAGTTCGTTGTTTCGGCAATTTTGAAGTTTTTTACAACGGACAGCCTTTGAAATTTAGCAGGGGACTTGCAAAAGAGGCTTTTGCCTACTTGATTGACCGGCGTGGTTCGTCTTGCACAATTCGTGAACTTGCTGCGGTTTTATTTGAAGATAAGCCATATGATTCAACAAGGCAAAGTTACCTTCAGTCAATAATTTCTTCATTGATGAAGACCTTTGAGTCGGTTGGTGCAAGAGAGTGCATTATCAAAAGTTACAATAGCATTGCCGTCGACGTCAATTATGTTGACTGTGACTATTACAATTTTTTGGCTAGCGACGAGTCGGAGCGAGATGGATTTTGGGGAGAGTATATGAGCCAATACTCGTGGGCTGAATTGACTGCGGCAAATTTGTCGCTTAATTTCTAG
- the rplL gene encoding 50S ribosomal protein L7/L12: MTREEIVEALKEMPALELSELVKDLEEVFGVSAAAPVAVAAAPAAGGAEAAEEKTNFDVVLEGFGDNKIAVIKVVRELTGLGLKEAKEAVESAPKAIIEGADKDKAEDAKAKIEEAGGAVTLK, translated from the coding sequence ATCACTAGAGAAGAAATTGTTGAAGCATTAAAAGAAATGCCTGCTCTTGAGCTTTCTGAACTCGTAAAAGATCTCGAGGAAGTATTCGGCGTAAGTGCTGCTGCTCCTGTTGCAGTTGCTGCTGCTCCTGCTGCTGGTGGCGCAGAGGCTGCTGAAGAGAAAACAAACTTTGACGTTGTTCTTGAGGGCTTTGGTGACAACAAGATTGCTGTTATTAAAGTTGTTCGTGAACTCACTGGTCTTGGTCTTAAAGAAGCAAAAGAAGCTGTTGAGAGCGCTCCTAAAGCAATCATTGAGGGTGCAGACAAAGACAAAGCTGAAGATGCAAAGGCAAAAATTGAGGAAGCAGGCGGTGCTGTTACCCTTAAGTAG
- the rplJ gene encoding 50S ribosomal protein L10 — protein MPNAANQEQLAQIKESLSNAGAVWVVNYRGLTVKQIQQLRRDIRANDAQMFVLKNTLMHIALEELEMPSMDDILSGPSAFVFTGEDPVASAKAIKNFAKDNEALEIKGGIMDGAFQDAEAVQAIADLPSREELIAKLLGTINNPMAKTVRTLNAILEAPVRAISEIAKKAA, from the coding sequence ATGCCAAATGCTGCAAATCAAGAACAGCTCGCTCAAATTAAAGAGAGCCTTTCTAATGCTGGTGCAGTTTGGGTAGTCAACTACCGTGGACTCACTGTTAAGCAAATCCAACAACTTCGTCGCGACATTCGTGCCAATGATGCTCAAATGTTTGTTTTGAAGAACACGTTGATGCACATCGCATTAGAAGAGCTTGAAATGCCTTCAATGGATGACATTTTGAGCGGCCCTTCTGCATTTGTTTTCACTGGAGAAGATCCAGTCGCAAGTGCAAAGGCTATCAAGAATTTTGCTAAGGACAATGAAGCGCTTGAAATCAAGGGCGGAATTATGGATGGTGCATTCCAGGACGCTGAAGCGGTTCAAGCAATTGCAGATCTTCCAAGCCGCGAAGAACTCATTGCAAAGCTCCTCGGAACTATCAACAATCCTATGGCAAAGACAGTTCGCACACTCAATGCAATCCTCGAAGCACCTGTTCGTGCAATTTCAGAGATTGCAAAAAAGGCTGCTTAA